A stretch of Henckelia pumila isolate YLH828 chromosome 4, ASM3356847v2, whole genome shotgun sequence DNA encodes these proteins:
- the LOC140863219 gene encoding homeobox-leucine zipper protein GLABRA 2 isoform X1: protein MSDSPNSHRARDFLSTPHLSLSLAGIFRDAGAAAEETGEREERGGGGRREETVEISSENSGPGGNDDFEMAEGEQQQHHVEDDEDEEEEEEDESKEKKRKKYHRHTPSQIREMEALFKESPHPDEKQRLHLSKHLGLHPRQVKFWFQNRRTQIKAIQERHESSLLKTEIEKLRQETKALREAVKKTSCPNCGFSNSAKDAVTSTGEDQKLRLENAKLKAEVERLMTMMGKYYGGTSPNSSSHTSENDQGNRSSLEFYKGIFGSEKSRIVDAANQAMDELRKMATYGEPLWVRSYESGREMLNYDEYRKQICAESSSSKMQAKKSVEASRDSGVVFVDLPWLVQSFMDANQWKELFPNLISKAVTVDIICHGEGANKDGAVHLQIFAEIQILTPMVATREMYFIRYCKQLSAHQWAITDVSIDKVEDNTDTSVLKCRKCPSGCIIEDNFNGHCKVIWVEHLECQKSTVNSLYRSIVNSGQAFGAKHWISTLQQQCERHVFYMATNVPTKDSSGVTTLAGRKSMLKLAQRMTASYCRALSTSSYNSWNKIASKTGDDIRVASRKNVNDPGEPNGVILCAATSVWLPVAHHVLFDYLRDENQRKEWDIMFNGSPVQSVANIAKGQDRGNAVTVLAMKGDEHNMWVLQDSNTNAYESTVIYAPVDINGMQSVMTGCDSSNIAILPSGFSIIADGIESRPSVITFMPEEKCTEGGSLLTIAFQILLRNSPTVKLSAESVESVNTLISCTLQNIKGSLQCED, encoded by the exons gCTGGGATTTTCAGGGATGCTGGAGCGGCGGCGGAGGAAACAGGGGAGAGGGAGGAAAGGGGCGGCGGAGGGCGGAGGGAGGAGACGGTGGAGATAAGCAGCGAGAATTCCGGCCCCGGAGGGAACGATGATTTCGAAATGGCGGAAGGAGAGCAGCAGCAGCATCAtgttgaagatgatgaagatgaagaagaagaagaagaagatgaaagcAAGGAGAAGAAGAGGAAGAAATATCACAGGCACACTCCCAGCCAAATCAGAGAAATGGAAGC TTTGTTCAAAGAATCGCCTCATCCAGATGAGAAGCAAAGGCTCCATCTAAGCAAGCACTTGGGACTTCATCCTAGGCAGGTCAAGTTCTGGTTTCAAAACCGTAGAACACAAATCAAG GCCATACAGGAACGCCACGAAAGTTCTTTATTAAAGACAGAAATCGAAAAACTTCGACAAGAAACAAAGGCATTACGAGAAGCCGTCAAAAAGACATCTTGTCCTAACTGTGGATTCTCCAACTCCGCAAAGGATGCCGTGACATCAACAGGAGAAGACCAGAAACTAAGACTCGAAAATGCTAAACTCAAAGCTGAG GTTGAAAGGCTTATGACTATGATGGGGAAATACTATGGTGGGACGTCTCCGAACAGCTCTTCGCATACTTCCGAAAATGATCAAGGAAACAGAAGCTCTTTGGAGTTCTACAAGGGTATTTTTGGCTCtgagaaatcaagaattgtggatGCTGCCAATCAGGCGATGGATGAGTTGCGAAAAATGGCTACTTATGGAGAACCGTTGTGGGTTAGAAGCTATGAATCGGGGCGTGAGATGCTTAATTACGATGAGTACAGGAAACAGATTTGTGCCGAAAGCTCCAGCAGCAAAATGCAGGCGAAAAAATCAGTAGAGGCATCAAGGGACAGTGGGGTTGTGTTTGTTGATCTCCCATGGCTGGTTCAGAGTTTTATGGATGCT AATCAATGGAAAGAGTTGTTTCCTAACTTGATCTCTAAGGCAGTCACAGTGGACATTATCTGCCATGGAGAAGGTGCCAACAAAGATGGTGCAGTTCACTTG CAGATTTTTGCAGAGATCCAAATATTGACACCAATGGTGGCCACTAGAGAAATGTATTTCATTCGATACTGCAAACAGTTGAGCGCTCACCAATGGGCTATTACGGACGTCTCTATAGACAAAGTTGAAGACAATACAGACACCTCTGTACTGAAATGCAGAAAATGCCCATCTGGCTGCATCATTGAGGATAATTTCAACGGCCACTGTAAG gtGATTTGGGTAGAGCATTTGGAATGCCAGAAAAGCACCGTCAATTCTCTGTATCGTTCCATAGTTAACAGCGGCCAAGCGTTTGGTGCAAAGCATTGGATTTCAACGCTACAACAGCAATGTGAGCGACATGTGTTCTATATGGCCACAAATGTTCCCACAAAGGATTCGAGTG GTGTTACGACACTTGCTGGAAGAAAAAGCATGCTTAAATTGGCACAAAGAATGACGGCGAGTTATTGTAGAGCATTGAGCACATCTAGCTATAACTCATGGAACAAGATAGCTAGTAAAACAGGTGATGATATTCGGGTGGCTTCCAGGAAGAATGTTAATGATCCTGGAGAACCTAATGGGGTAATCTTATGTGCGGCTACTAGTGTGTGGTTACCTGTGGCTCACCATGTGTTATTCGACTACTTGAGAGACGAAAATCAGAGGAAAGAG TGGGATATCATGTTTAATGGAAGCCCAGTACAATCAGTTGCAAACATAGCCAAAGGACAGGACCGAGGAAATGCCGTAACAGTCCTG GCAATGAAAGGTGATGAACACAACATGTGGGTACTTCAAGATAGCAATACAAATGCATATGAATCAACAGTAATTTACGCCCCGGTGGACATCAATGGCATGCAATCAGTAATGACAGGATGTGACTCAAGCAACATAGCTATCTTACCTTCTGGTTTTTCAATTATTGCTGATGGGATTGAATCTAGGCCTTCGGTAATCACTTTCATGCCAGAGGAAAAGTGCACAGAAGGTGGATCGTTACTAACAATTGCCTTTCAAATCCTATTAAGAAACTCTCCCACAGTGAAACTTTCGGCAGAATCCGTAGAATCAGTTAACACCCTGATATCTTGCACATTGCAGAACATAAAAGGAAGTCTGCAGTGTGAAGATTAA
- the LOC140863219 gene encoding homeobox-leucine zipper protein GLABRA 2 isoform X2, with product MSDSPNSHRARDFLSTPHLSLSLAGIFRDAGAAAEETGEREERGGGGRREETVEISSENSGPGGNDDFEMAEGEQQQHHVEDDEDEEEEEEDESKEKKRKKYHRHTPSQIREMEALFKESPHPDEKQRLHLSKHLGLHPRQVKFWFQNRRTQIKAIQERHESSLLKTEIEKLRQETKALREAVKKTSCPNCGFSNSAKDAVTSTGEDQKLRLENAKLKAEVERLMTMMGKYYGGTSPNSSSHTSENDQGNRSSLEFYKGIFGSEKSRIVDAANQAMDELRKMATYGEPLWVRSYESGREMLNYDEYRKQICAESSSSKMQAKKSVEASRDSGVVFVDLPWLVQSFMDANQWKELFPNLISKAVTVDIICHGEGANKDGAVHLIFAEIQILTPMVATREMYFIRYCKQLSAHQWAITDVSIDKVEDNTDTSVLKCRKCPSGCIIEDNFNGHCKVIWVEHLECQKSTVNSLYRSIVNSGQAFGAKHWISTLQQQCERHVFYMATNVPTKDSSGVTTLAGRKSMLKLAQRMTASYCRALSTSSYNSWNKIASKTGDDIRVASRKNVNDPGEPNGVILCAATSVWLPVAHHVLFDYLRDENQRKEWDIMFNGSPVQSVANIAKGQDRGNAVTVLAMKGDEHNMWVLQDSNTNAYESTVIYAPVDINGMQSVMTGCDSSNIAILPSGFSIIADGIESRPSVITFMPEEKCTEGGSLLTIAFQILLRNSPTVKLSAESVESVNTLISCTLQNIKGSLQCED from the exons gCTGGGATTTTCAGGGATGCTGGAGCGGCGGCGGAGGAAACAGGGGAGAGGGAGGAAAGGGGCGGCGGAGGGCGGAGGGAGGAGACGGTGGAGATAAGCAGCGAGAATTCCGGCCCCGGAGGGAACGATGATTTCGAAATGGCGGAAGGAGAGCAGCAGCAGCATCAtgttgaagatgatgaagatgaagaagaagaagaagaagatgaaagcAAGGAGAAGAAGAGGAAGAAATATCACAGGCACACTCCCAGCCAAATCAGAGAAATGGAAGC TTTGTTCAAAGAATCGCCTCATCCAGATGAGAAGCAAAGGCTCCATCTAAGCAAGCACTTGGGACTTCATCCTAGGCAGGTCAAGTTCTGGTTTCAAAACCGTAGAACACAAATCAAG GCCATACAGGAACGCCACGAAAGTTCTTTATTAAAGACAGAAATCGAAAAACTTCGACAAGAAACAAAGGCATTACGAGAAGCCGTCAAAAAGACATCTTGTCCTAACTGTGGATTCTCCAACTCCGCAAAGGATGCCGTGACATCAACAGGAGAAGACCAGAAACTAAGACTCGAAAATGCTAAACTCAAAGCTGAG GTTGAAAGGCTTATGACTATGATGGGGAAATACTATGGTGGGACGTCTCCGAACAGCTCTTCGCATACTTCCGAAAATGATCAAGGAAACAGAAGCTCTTTGGAGTTCTACAAGGGTATTTTTGGCTCtgagaaatcaagaattgtggatGCTGCCAATCAGGCGATGGATGAGTTGCGAAAAATGGCTACTTATGGAGAACCGTTGTGGGTTAGAAGCTATGAATCGGGGCGTGAGATGCTTAATTACGATGAGTACAGGAAACAGATTTGTGCCGAAAGCTCCAGCAGCAAAATGCAGGCGAAAAAATCAGTAGAGGCATCAAGGGACAGTGGGGTTGTGTTTGTTGATCTCCCATGGCTGGTTCAGAGTTTTATGGATGCT AATCAATGGAAAGAGTTGTTTCCTAACTTGATCTCTAAGGCAGTCACAGTGGACATTATCTGCCATGGAGAAGGTGCCAACAAAGATGGTGCAGTTCACTTG ATTTTTGCAGAGATCCAAATATTGACACCAATGGTGGCCACTAGAGAAATGTATTTCATTCGATACTGCAAACAGTTGAGCGCTCACCAATGGGCTATTACGGACGTCTCTATAGACAAAGTTGAAGACAATACAGACACCTCTGTACTGAAATGCAGAAAATGCCCATCTGGCTGCATCATTGAGGATAATTTCAACGGCCACTGTAAG gtGATTTGGGTAGAGCATTTGGAATGCCAGAAAAGCACCGTCAATTCTCTGTATCGTTCCATAGTTAACAGCGGCCAAGCGTTTGGTGCAAAGCATTGGATTTCAACGCTACAACAGCAATGTGAGCGACATGTGTTCTATATGGCCACAAATGTTCCCACAAAGGATTCGAGTG GTGTTACGACACTTGCTGGAAGAAAAAGCATGCTTAAATTGGCACAAAGAATGACGGCGAGTTATTGTAGAGCATTGAGCACATCTAGCTATAACTCATGGAACAAGATAGCTAGTAAAACAGGTGATGATATTCGGGTGGCTTCCAGGAAGAATGTTAATGATCCTGGAGAACCTAATGGGGTAATCTTATGTGCGGCTACTAGTGTGTGGTTACCTGTGGCTCACCATGTGTTATTCGACTACTTGAGAGACGAAAATCAGAGGAAAGAG TGGGATATCATGTTTAATGGAAGCCCAGTACAATCAGTTGCAAACATAGCCAAAGGACAGGACCGAGGAAATGCCGTAACAGTCCTG GCAATGAAAGGTGATGAACACAACATGTGGGTACTTCAAGATAGCAATACAAATGCATATGAATCAACAGTAATTTACGCCCCGGTGGACATCAATGGCATGCAATCAGTAATGACAGGATGTGACTCAAGCAACATAGCTATCTTACCTTCTGGTTTTTCAATTATTGCTGATGGGATTGAATCTAGGCCTTCGGTAATCACTTTCATGCCAGAGGAAAAGTGCACAGAAGGTGGATCGTTACTAACAATTGCCTTTCAAATCCTATTAAGAAACTCTCCCACAGTGAAACTTTCGGCAGAATCCGTAGAATCAGTTAACACCCTGATATCTTGCACATTGCAGAACATAAAAGGAAGTCTGCAGTGTGAAGATTAA